One Diceros bicornis minor isolate mBicDic1 chromosome 26, mDicBic1.mat.cur, whole genome shotgun sequence DNA segment encodes these proteins:
- the CDIP1 gene encoding cell death-inducing p53-target protein 1 has product MSNEPPPPYPGGPTAPLLEEKSGAPPTPGRTSPAVMQPPPGMSLPPADIGPPPYEPPGHPMPQPGFIPPHVNADGTYMPPGFYPPPGPHPPMGYYPPGPYPPGPYPGPGGHTATVLVPSGAATTVTVLQGEIFEGAPVQTVCPHCQQAITTKISYEIGLMNFVLGFFCCFMGCDLGCCLIPCLINDFKDVTHTCPSCKAYIYTYKRLC; this is encoded by the exons ATGTCAAACGAGCCGCCCCCTCCTTATCCTGGAGGCCCCACAGCCCCCCTTCTGGAGGAGAAAAGTGGAGCCCCGCCCACCCCAG GCCGCACCTCCCCAGCCGTGATGCAGCCCCCACCGGGCATGTCGCTGCCCCCTGCAGACATTGGCCCCCCACCCTATGAGCCTCCAGGTCACCCAATGCCCCAGCCAGGCTTCATCCCCCCACATGTGAATGCAGATGGCACCTACATGCCTCCAG GTTTCTACCCTCCTCCAGGCCCCCATCCACCCATGGGCTACTACCCGCCAGGGCCCTACCCACCAGGGCCCTACCCTGGCCCTGGGGGCCACACAGCCACAGTCCTGGTCCCTTCAGGAGCTGCCACCACGGTGACAGTGCTGCAGGGAGAGATCTTTGAGGGCGCACCTGTGCAGACGGTGTGTCCCCACTGTCAGCAGGCCATCACCACCAAGATCTCCTATGAGATCGGCCTGATGAACTTCGTGCTGGGCTTCTTCTGCTGCTTCATGGG GTGTGATCTGGGCTGTTGCTTGATCCCCTGCCTCATCAATGACTTCAAGGATGTGACGCACACGTGCCCCAGCTGCAAAGCCTACATCTACACGTACAAGCGCCTGTGCTAA